One window of the Terriglobia bacterium genome contains the following:
- a CDS encoding DUF1223 domain-containing protein — MSRYPLWLLIIFTLALAAGRYTGKPAGAAAPLTRTPVLVELFTSEGCSDCPPADQVLAQLAERNLADGAEVIAMSEHVDYWNRLGWSDPFSDAQFSARQNEYAQAFGHRDIYTPQMVVDGQSEFVGSNQAQAIQAITRAGQRPKGSVALTQIGRDKDTVKVQVSVSQLSQSASADVFLALTENNLYSNVERGENRGRKLAHTAVVRKLTPIGRISGGGSFTGTSLVRVARQWKSKDLRAVAFVQEKANRHILAVSSIAIETQE, encoded by the coding sequence ATGAGTCGTTATCCGCTTTGGCTATTGATCATCTTTACGCTGGCGCTCGCGGCCGGCCGGTACACCGGGAAACCGGCAGGTGCGGCCGCGCCTTTGACACGAACGCCGGTATTGGTCGAACTGTTCACGTCGGAAGGCTGTTCGGATTGTCCGCCCGCCGATCAAGTCCTTGCTCAACTGGCTGAACGCAACCTCGCAGATGGAGCCGAAGTCATCGCGATGAGCGAACATGTGGATTATTGGAATCGATTGGGTTGGTCCGATCCGTTCTCAGACGCTCAGTTTTCGGCCAGACAGAATGAATACGCTCAAGCGTTCGGACACCGGGACATCTACACTCCACAAATGGTGGTCGATGGCCAAAGCGAATTTGTCGGTAGCAACCAGGCCCAGGCAATCCAGGCTATAACGCGTGCGGGGCAGAGGCCGAAAGGATCTGTTGCGCTCACACAGATAGGCCGCGACAAGGACACGGTGAAAGTTCAGGTCAGCGTTTCTCAATTATCGCAAAGCGCGTCGGCCGACGTATTTCTCGCACTCACAGAAAATAATCTCTACTCCAACGTTGAGCGTGGTGAAAATCGCGGACGGAAGCTCGCGCACACCGCGGTGGTTCGCAAACTCACTCCGATCGGCAGGATCAGTGGAGGTGGCTCTTTTACAGGCACATCTCTTGTCCGCGTCGCTCGCCAATGGAAGAGCAAGGACCTCCGAGCTGTCGCCTTCGTGCAGGAGAAAGCGAATCGCCACATTCTGGCGGTGTCCAGCATTGCGATCGAAACACAGGAGTAA
- a CDS encoding NUDIX hydrolase: MNPEPAFPVAVSCFIVDDEDRFLFFSRDGTAWRVMGGQLEANETIPECIAREIQEELGPIRYRLIDVLDAHIFAYPRLGNILSVFCLLKYEEGVISPASDMSEYTFQWVKADQAHSIDIQCPFQKELVQKAVHTARDFQVNGERGFWKFQWQNLS, from the coding sequence ATGAACCCTGAACCAGCTTTTCCAGTAGCCGTATCGTGTTTCATCGTCGACGATGAGGACAGATTCCTGTTTTTCTCACGCGATGGTACGGCCTGGCGCGTCATGGGTGGACAGCTTGAGGCCAATGAAACGATTCCGGAATGCATTGCGAGGGAAATTCAGGAAGAACTGGGCCCGATTCGCTACAGGCTCATCGACGTTCTGGATGCGCACATTTTTGCATATCCACGGCTGGGCAACATCCTGAGCGTTTTTTGCCTCTTGAAATATGAGGAAGGCGTCATTTCACCGGCAAGTGATATGAGCGAATACACGTTTCAGTGGGTTAAAGCCGACCAGGCGCATTCGATCGACATCCAGTGCCCTTTTCAAAAAGAGCTGGTGCAGAAGGCAGTCCACACGGCCAGGGATTTTCAAGTGAACGGGGAGCGCGGGTTCTGGAAATTCCAGTGGCAGAACCTGAGCTGA
- a CDS encoding radical SAM protein translates to MAAVQSLAFKHATSNGYVHAYRSGSVVALYNSLNLNAAFIQDVPEDAMDICSYDCVTPAEAERLHELGLDLRSGWHGATELINGLQARAVSEGITTVYFIPAMACNYRCKYCEFIQEFPETTNYQKMTTGQARELVNAFYRMSAAASPRSRDFVFFGGEPFMAADIIQDVLKYIRDERGDQDINITTFTNGSLITDEIAATCARYNVYAIVSMDGPAEVNDLGRVDLNYNPSTQRTIRGYRKLQDAGCRMGISIMVGRHNVDSLAQSVRWLIDELKPDEIGIAGVFHPLKRQKNPFQAEADRVISALVETYIACREKGVYVDQVARRMRPFVSMRPKLKDCMACGGKVTATPWGMEGHCEYIAYSKGAAARDLVQLDIAGNDDESWNRRAPVLKMDCQNCPALGVCGGGCPFNAFQLHGNLDALDEENCDQTRLLLAWMLADLFKVCQRTSGPDTPTVLFPTATDREALFGNIDPNNESLPLKGVSRHGE, encoded by the coding sequence ATGGCAGCAGTCCAGTCTCTTGCATTCAAGCACGCCACGAGCAACGGTTACGTTCATGCCTACAGGAGCGGATCGGTTGTCGCCCTGTACAACTCTCTCAATCTGAATGCAGCATTTATCCAGGATGTTCCAGAAGATGCCATGGACATCTGCAGCTATGACTGCGTGACGCCGGCGGAAGCCGAAAGACTGCACGAACTCGGCCTGGATCTGCGGTCCGGCTGGCACGGGGCAACGGAGTTGATCAATGGCCTGCAGGCCAGGGCCGTTTCAGAAGGCATTACTACGGTCTATTTCATTCCGGCGATGGCGTGCAATTATCGCTGCAAGTACTGCGAGTTTATCCAGGAGTTCCCCGAGACGACGAACTATCAGAAGATGACGACCGGCCAGGCTCGCGAACTGGTAAACGCCTTCTACCGGATGTCGGCAGCTGCGTCACCGCGCAGCCGGGACTTCGTCTTCTTTGGCGGCGAGCCCTTTATGGCCGCGGACATCATTCAGGATGTCCTGAAGTATATTCGCGACGAACGAGGCGATCAGGACATCAACATCACGACCTTCACGAACGGATCCCTGATCACCGACGAGATCGCAGCCACTTGCGCTCGCTATAACGTGTACGCCATCGTCAGCATGGATGGGCCGGCTGAAGTCAACGATCTCGGGCGCGTGGACCTTAACTACAACCCGTCGACACAGCGGACCATCAGGGGATATCGCAAACTTCAGGACGCCGGCTGCAGAATGGGCATCTCCATCATGGTCGGACGGCACAATGTCGACTCACTGGCGCAGTCTGTTCGATGGCTGATTGACGAGTTGAAGCCCGACGAGATAGGCATCGCCGGAGTGTTCCATCCCTTGAAGCGTCAGAAGAACCCGTTCCAGGCTGAAGCAGATCGCGTGATCAGCGCACTGGTCGAGACATACATAGCCTGTCGTGAGAAAGGAGTCTACGTCGATCAGGTTGCGCGCCGAATGAGGCCGTTCGTGTCGATGCGGCCGAAACTGAAAGACTGCATGGCGTGCGGCGGAAAGGTGACTGCGACCCCGTGGGGCATGGAAGGTCATTGCGAATACATCGCGTATTCCAAAGGGGCAGCCGCGCGGGATCTCGTGCAACTCGACATCGCAGGCAATGATGACGAATCGTGGAACCGCCGCGCTCCGGTCCTGAAGATGGATTGCCAGAATTGTCCCGCACTCGGAGTATGCGGCGGCGGTTGTCCGTTTAATGCTTTCCAGCTCCACGGAAATCTTGACGCACTCGACGAAGAAAACTGCGATCAGACTCGACTCCTGTTGGCATGGATGCTGGCAGACCTGTTTAAGGTCTGCCAGCGAACGTCTGGTCCGGACACGCCCACCGTATTGTTTCCTACCGCGACGGACCGCGAGGCATTGTTCGGCAACATCGATCCGAACAATGAATCGCTTCCGCTAAAAGGTGTTTCGAGGCACGGTGAATAA
- a CDS encoding pentapeptide repeat-containing protein gives MADQKILSILQQGAVAWNEWISQSPGITVDLRGAVLVGIDLREANLAGADMAEAHLYGSFLDRIQLIGANLSGARLFRAHLGNANLRNANLSQADLGGTHLASADLREANLRGARLRGANLYGANLAGADLRNAEAGRTIFANVDLRRVVGLEEVNHADQSTIGLDTFCLSQGEIPDSFLKGSGVPESVIAHLRDLRH, from the coding sequence ATGGCTGACCAGAAGATCCTGAGTATCCTGCAACAGGGCGCCGTGGCATGGAATGAGTGGATAAGCCAAAGCCCCGGAATAACCGTGGATCTGCGGGGCGCCGTGCTTGTCGGAATCGACCTGCGCGAAGCAAATCTTGCCGGCGCCGACATGGCTGAGGCTCACCTTTATGGTTCGTTTCTGGATCGGATTCAATTGATCGGCGCAAATTTGAGCGGAGCCAGACTGTTCCGCGCTCACCTGGGCAACGCGAATCTGAGGAATGCGAATCTGAGTCAGGCGGATCTGGGAGGAACGCATCTGGCGTCAGCCGACCTGCGCGAGGCAAATCTTCGTGGCGCGCGGCTTCGTGGCGCCAACCTCTACGGAGCGAACCTGGCAGGCGCAGATTTGCGGAACGCCGAGGCCGGCCGGACCATCTTCGCGAATGTTGATCTGCGGAGGGTCGTCGGCCTTGAGGAGGTCAACCATGCCGACCAGTCCACTATAGGCCTGGACACTTTCTGCCTGTCCCAGGGCGAGATTCCTGATTCCTTCCTTAAAGGCTCGGGTGTTCCGGAAAGCGTCATCGCCCACCTCCGCGACCTTCGGCATTAG
- a CDS encoding radical SAM protein — protein MYSEPPLPTSPQACPAMTDLHIRLVAKCNLNCAHCYASDWFVRSDVLDPGLVCRAIDEAVPLGLQKVTFTGGEPTLHRGLPDMLMHCVKSGIKTKLETNAVLLRRHDDEIVRLMIDHRDLINLYVSYDLAAQRGISSEEHQAIRDLVIHLHRNGVDVRVQSSLTGINIDHLDELLELAREYGIPQRIFFDHSVLGNGVSLENFDLDTVLRVHDYLNSLGLNLEIELPPLITGHAGETCGWGIRRCEVMPNGDVTTCAPITFTHTRFTAGNLHQQSLSEIWRNSEYFQGMREVTQRDFQGVCGKCVYWESCRGSCRAYAWSHADNWFSPYPLCQAYAEKYPERVHDRMHDADISVVESESRIERLPRVKTLATIGS, from the coding sequence ATGTATTCGGAGCCGCCGCTGCCAACCTCGCCGCAAGCCTGTCCTGCGATGACGGACCTTCATATCCGGCTCGTCGCAAAATGTAATCTCAATTGTGCGCACTGCTATGCCTCAGACTGGTTCGTGCGATCCGACGTTCTGGACCCCGGTCTGGTATGCCGTGCCATCGATGAAGCCGTGCCTCTCGGCTTGCAGAAGGTCACGTTCACCGGGGGCGAGCCCACATTGCATCGAGGCCTTCCCGACATGCTGATGCACTGTGTGAAGAGCGGAATAAAAACCAAACTCGAAACCAACGCGGTCCTCCTGCGGCGCCACGACGATGAAATCGTACGGCTTATGATCGATCATCGCGATTTGATCAATCTGTACGTCAGTTATGACCTGGCGGCCCAACGAGGCATCTCGAGCGAGGAACATCAGGCCATCCGCGATCTCGTCATTCATCTGCACCGGAATGGAGTGGACGTACGTGTCCAGAGTTCCCTGACGGGCATCAACATCGATCACCTGGATGAGTTGCTGGAGTTAGCGCGCGAATATGGTATTCCGCAGCGCATTTTCTTCGACCACAGCGTGCTTGGTAACGGCGTGTCCCTGGAGAATTTCGATCTCGATACGGTGCTGCGGGTTCACGATTATCTGAACTCTCTCGGTCTGAATCTCGAAATTGAACTTCCTCCGTTGATTACCGGCCATGCCGGCGAAACCTGCGGCTGGGGAATTCGCCGCTGCGAGGTCATGCCCAATGGGGATGTGACCACATGCGCTCCGATCACGTTCACGCATACGCGATTTACGGCCGGAAACCTGCACCAGCAATCGCTCTCGGAGATCTGGCGCAATAGTGAGTACTTCCAGGGTATGCGAGAGGTCACACAGCGGGATTTCCAGGGTGTTTGCGGCAAATGCGTCTACTGGGAAAGCTGCAGGGGGTCCTGCCGGGCTTATGCCTGGTCGCATGCCGACAATTGGTTCTCACCCTATCCGTTATGTCAGGCGTACGCGGAAAAGTATCCGGAGAGGGTCCATGACAGGATGCACGATGCCGATATTTCGGTCGTTGAGTCCGAGAGTCGAATCGAGCGGCTGCCGCGTGTGAAAACGCTCGCCACGATCGGAAGCTGA
- a CDS encoding adenosylcobalamin-dependent ribonucleoside-diphosphate reductase codes for MRQIEQPRILDERYNPSITDNSMYILRFRYLLKREDGTLETPVEMFRRVAWNIAEAERIFAPDISPEAVLAYAESFFTIMTDFRFLPNAPALLGAGGPLQQLAACYVLPIEDSIESIFETLRMAAIVHSRGSGTGFNLSALRPRGTPIATGGVSTGPVSFMRIFDMETEIIKQGGTGWGANMGMLRCDHPDIQEFVTAKSTGAGLQNFNISVGVTDEFMRLSRTGGTFALVDPQSGRKAGTVNPRELLDRIALEAWKTGDPGLLFLDRIERDNPTPQLGRIEVTNPCGEAPLLPYEGCWLGGINVAAHLDSRKRAVDWESLRQTCSIACRMMDNALEVSSYPLPQLKEATQRTRKLGIGVMGFADMLVQMNIPYGSPESESLARDLMSFIQESLEETSVMLGRERGVFPAYPDSRLAAEGAKGRRNATVTANAPNSTIAAIAGCSSGIEPIFSIAYSKQLRNGDTLNEIHPEFLRMARSLGFYSERLVDRVLNEGSIQSISEVPQAVKDVFLTAHDISAGGHIRIQSAFQDHIELAVAKTINLANHARPEDVKSAFLLAGESGCKGITCFRDGCRDRAFLDPGHKTARSGLSC; via the coding sequence ATGCGCCAGATTGAGCAGCCGCGAATCCTCGATGAACGCTACAATCCCAGCATCACCGACAATTCGATGTACATCCTCCGCTTCAGATATCTGCTCAAGAGAGAGGATGGAACCCTCGAAACACCTGTCGAAATGTTCCGGCGTGTGGCATGGAATATCGCGGAGGCCGAGCGCATCTTCGCCCCGGACATAAGTCCTGAGGCCGTACTGGCATACGCCGAATCGTTTTTCACCATAATGACCGATTTCCGGTTTTTGCCTAACGCTCCGGCTCTCCTTGGCGCGGGCGGGCCGCTACAGCAGCTCGCGGCCTGTTATGTCCTTCCCATTGAAGATTCGATCGAATCCATTTTCGAAACGCTGCGAATGGCTGCAATCGTTCACAGCAGAGGCAGCGGGACGGGATTTAACCTCTCCGCTTTGAGGCCACGCGGGACACCGATCGCGACGGGCGGCGTTTCGACGGGACCGGTCTCGTTTATGCGGATCTTCGACATGGAAACGGAGATCATCAAGCAAGGGGGAACGGGCTGGGGCGCAAACATGGGGATGCTTCGCTGCGACCATCCCGACATTCAGGAATTCGTCACCGCGAAATCAACCGGCGCCGGGCTGCAGAATTTCAACATCTCCGTGGGAGTGACCGACGAATTCATGAGGCTGAGCCGTACGGGCGGTACGTTTGCCTTAGTGGACCCGCAGTCGGGACGCAAAGCGGGCACGGTGAATCCGCGGGAGTTGCTGGACCGGATTGCGCTCGAGGCATGGAAAACCGGCGACCCCGGACTGCTGTTCCTGGATCGGATCGAACGGGACAATCCGACTCCTCAGCTCGGCCGCATCGAGGTGACAAACCCATGTGGCGAGGCCCCGCTTCTACCGTACGAAGGATGCTGGCTCGGCGGAATCAATGTTGCCGCTCATCTCGACTCGAGGAAGCGCGCGGTGGACTGGGAATCGCTCCGTCAAACATGTTCGATTGCGTGCCGGATGATGGACAACGCTTTGGAGGTGAGCAGTTATCCGCTTCCCCAACTGAAGGAAGCGACACAGCGGACCAGAAAGCTGGGAATCGGTGTTATGGGCTTTGCGGACATGCTCGTTCAGATGAACATTCCGTACGGTTCTCCGGAAAGCGAAAGTCTGGCACGGGATTTGATGTCCTTCATACAGGAGTCTCTCGAGGAGACTTCCGTGATGCTGGGCCGGGAACGCGGCGTCTTCCCGGCCTATCCGGACAGCAGGTTGGCGGCGGAGGGAGCAAAAGGACGCCGGAACGCGACGGTTACAGCGAACGCTCCCAACTCCACCATTGCTGCGATAGCCGGATGTTCGTCGGGCATCGAACCTATATTTTCCATCGCTTATTCCAAACAACTGCGCAACGGAGACACGCTGAATGAGATTCATCCGGAATTCTTACGCATGGCGCGGAGCCTGGGATTCTACTCCGAGCGGCTGGTCGATCGAGTACTGAACGAGGGTTCCATTCAGAGCATCTCCGAAGTGCCTCAGGCGGTGAAGGACGTGTTCCTGACAGCGCACGACATTTCGGCCGGCGGCCACATCAGGATCCAAAGCGCTTTTCAGGACCACATCGAGTTAGCCGTAGCGAAGACAATCAACCTGGCGAATCATGCAAGGCCGGAAGACGTAAAGAGTGCGTTCCTGTTGGCCGGTGAATCCGGGTGCAAGGGGATCACGTGTTTTCGCGACGGATGCCGTGATCGCGCATTTCTGGATCCCGGTCATAAGACTGCGAGGTCGGGCTTGTCTTGCTGA
- a CDS encoding DegT/DnrJ/EryC1/StrS family aminotransferase codes for MHIPNIYYPAEDGELLVLQRALASGDLSGKGSLVTEYEMALRTCFHSPFAVGLSSGAAALTVALKTLGISEGDEVLLPATCPMCTVFPIQMTGARIRLCDIQENNFGLDLDDADGQIGPKTKAIIGVPMWGYPTPLRQLQNFARNRQIPLVLDLAHAHGSLFEGKHLSEYCDIACFSTHNIKVLSTGEGGFLLTPREDYFEKAVSYSRFGWLNGEDFGVNFKLGSVLAAVGLHRLGKLAENLAQRTRNARFICESLQNPNLFPLPVVEGGIPNYYHLILKVRKDNRRLLDYMGRKEIPSDVLRYNVQPVYRYPILRNLERSCQRADRLLRTITTVPVHPGLSRDHLDYIVESLNAFDADTD; via the coding sequence ATGCACATCCCGAATATCTATTATCCAGCCGAAGACGGAGAACTCCTGGTGCTTCAACGCGCGCTGGCCAGCGGCGACCTTTCAGGAAAAGGCTCGCTGGTTACCGAGTATGAGATGGCGCTCCGAACCTGCTTCCATTCGCCGTTCGCGGTTGGGCTGTCATCGGGCGCGGCCGCACTGACCGTCGCGTTGAAAACTCTGGGGATCTCAGAAGGCGATGAAGTGCTTCTGCCGGCGACGTGTCCGATGTGTACGGTGTTTCCGATACAAATGACGGGGGCCCGGATCCGGTTGTGCGACATACAGGAAAACAATTTCGGCCTGGATTTAGACGATGCTGATGGCCAAATCGGGCCCAAGACAAAGGCGATTATCGGAGTCCCGATGTGGGGATACCCAACGCCCCTGCGCCAGCTTCAGAACTTTGCACGCAACCGGCAAATTCCTCTCGTGTTGGATCTGGCCCACGCTCACGGATCGCTTTTCGAAGGCAAACACCTTTCCGAATATTGTGATATCGCCTGTTTCAGCACGCATAACATTAAGGTTCTCTCGACCGGTGAAGGCGGTTTCCTGCTGACGCCGCGCGAGGACTATTTCGAGAAAGCGGTCAGTTATAGCCGTTTCGGCTGGTTGAACGGAGAAGACTTCGGCGTGAATTTCAAGCTCGGCAGCGTTCTTGCCGCCGTCGGATTGCACCGGCTGGGAAAGCTGGCGGAGAACCTCGCCCAAAGAACACGAAATGCCCGGTTCATCTGTGAATCGCTGCAAAATCCGAACTTGTTTCCCCTGCCCGTGGTTGAAGGCGGTATTCCGAATTACTACCATCTCATCCTCAAAGTTCGAAAAGATAACCGCCGTCTGCTGGACTATATGGGCCGCAAAGAAATACCGTCCGATGTCTTGAGGTACAACGTCCAACCAGTCTACCGGTATCCTATCTTGCGGAATCTGGAACGGTCATGCCAAAGGGCGGACCGGCTACTGAGGACCATTACAACCGTACCGGTGCATCCTGGATTGTCCCGTGACCACCTGGACTACATCGTCGAGTCGCTGAACGCATTCGATGCCGATACAGATTGA
- a CDS encoding AMP-binding protein, giving the protein MDRVPGALAEYQSRRLASFLIQVPAKSPLTERRMEFGSIPLLEKSELQQRSLHFISSGADPEAHFRVQTTGSTGVPLEIWFDRRYFVSFYAYFLYFLHRHKLRPRPFTVSLMSLSVSPKASYDQDNYWFIQPALNFSFFQRVNLRSGAWTSPAAVVEFIASKDPMTIRAFPSTLEVFADYVEEYPSSRAIRPPTIISDGETLLPAVRERLERVFQAAVVDEYGLSEAGGAVALECRERCGFHVNVLDYYVEIVDADGRPVPDGIEGEVAITNLYHCLVPIVRYSTGDYATMTSEPCRCGALSPRITKLSGRQLSRFKLSNGESYSPFEMYREYLLSLPVRRFQMVQENMETFTLSFIGDPAVIESPLIQGLRSKVRLLHSDAAVLRLQRVQDLPAGRKFQVFVTLPD; this is encoded by the coding sequence TTGGATCGCGTCCCGGGAGCCCTGGCTGAATATCAAAGCCGGCGCCTCGCTTCGTTCCTGATTCAGGTTCCCGCTAAGAGTCCGCTCACAGAACGTCGTATGGAATTCGGCAGCATTCCCCTGCTGGAAAAATCGGAACTGCAGCAGAGGAGCCTCCATTTCATCTCCTCGGGCGCCGACCCGGAAGCTCACTTCAGAGTGCAGACGACAGGATCGACGGGTGTCCCTCTCGAGATCTGGTTCGATCGCCGTTATTTCGTCAGCTTCTACGCGTACTTCCTGTACTTTTTGCATCGCCATAAACTACGTCCGCGACCGTTTACTGTCAGCTTGATGAGCCTGTCTGTGAGTCCGAAGGCATCTTATGACCAGGATAACTACTGGTTTATTCAGCCGGCTCTCAACTTCAGCTTCTTCCAGCGCGTCAATCTGCGATCTGGCGCCTGGACTTCGCCTGCTGCCGTGGTGGAATTTATCGCCTCGAAAGATCCCATGACGATCCGGGCCTTCCCCAGCACCCTGGAGGTTTTCGCGGACTACGTTGAAGAATATCCATCATCCCGAGCAATCCGTCCGCCAACCATAATCAGCGATGGGGAGACGCTATTGCCTGCAGTTCGTGAGAGATTGGAACGTGTTTTTCAGGCGGCGGTCGTTGACGAATATGGACTGAGTGAAGCGGGCGGCGCCGTCGCGTTGGAATGTCGCGAGCGTTGCGGGTTCCACGTCAACGTGCTGGATTATTATGTCGAAATTGTCGATGCCGATGGCAGGCCTGTGCCGGATGGGATTGAAGGCGAGGTTGCGATTACAAACCTGTATCATTGCCTTGTTCCCATCGTTCGCTACAGCACAGGCGACTATGCAACGATGACATCCGAACCCTGCCGCTGCGGGGCACTGTCTCCAAGGATAACGAAGCTGAGCGGACGCCAGCTTAGCCGTTTCAAACTCTCGAATGGCGAGAGCTATAGCCCTTTCGAGATGTACCGCGAGTATCTGTTGAGCCTTCCAGTCCGCAGATTCCAGATGGTGCAGGAGAACATGGAGACATTTACGCTGTCTTTCATCGGCGACCCTGCCGTGATCGAATCCCCATTGATTCAGGGCCTTCGTTCAAAAGTACGTCTGCTGCATTCCGATGCAGCAGTTCTGCGGCTTCAGCGCGTCCAGGATCTGCCGGCCGGACGGAAATTCCAGGTTTTTGTCACGCTTCCGGATTGA
- a CDS encoding radical SAM protein — protein MSRPQRTVEYDPLEHYQGNTGPTGEFGSLPEAEPTIRNIGWTLGNDCPYRCKHCYSMNAREKGKDMSVAMVDRIVDQLRINGVETVNLGGNEPLFTNGANPKNTLLPYIIEKLVDAGIIVGLTTSGITLLYLYRFHRRAFDLLNDLDVSFDSPFEEEHNTNRGAPIYHEAIEALEICQRHNLPHSLIMCGMKWNFDLRHIEALVALAKKYDGNVRINPVKPVQPEHMDSALPAGMYYAGFARLLELCRPVDLGEPPIAAVTSYANAKRCPCGRTSFRIHSITPSGSIHVSPCVYLHDYKSEFDLIRRDLSEIITSPQFRVFRQRNQNPQAVDGCADCPLLDRCGGGCAARSYLHHLHTVGKKTMLARDPYCPKDIRPRETFPQKPELCTEQRLVHMDYLCTWIGRPH, from the coding sequence ATGAGCAGACCGCAACGCACAGTCGAATACGACCCGCTTGAACACTACCAGGGCAACACCGGACCGACCGGCGAGTTTGGCTCGTTGCCGGAAGCTGAGCCGACGATCCGGAATATCGGGTGGACCCTCGGAAACGACTGCCCGTACCGCTGCAAACATTGCTACAGCATGAATGCCCGCGAGAAGGGCAAGGACATGTCGGTGGCGATGGTCGATCGAATCGTAGATCAGTTGCGGATCAACGGCGTCGAAACCGTGAATCTCGGAGGCAACGAGCCCCTGTTTACGAACGGGGCAAACCCGAAAAACACGCTGTTGCCGTACATCATCGAGAAGCTCGTGGATGCCGGCATCATCGTTGGTTTGACGACGAGCGGTATCACGCTGCTGTATTTGTACCGCTTCCATCGCCGCGCATTCGACTTGCTGAACGACCTCGATGTCTCGTTCGATTCGCCGTTTGAAGAGGAACACAACACGAATCGCGGCGCCCCTATTTACCACGAGGCCATTGAAGCGCTGGAGATCTGCCAGCGCCACAATCTTCCGCATAGCCTCATCATGTGTGGCATGAAATGGAATTTTGACCTGCGCCACATCGAAGCGCTCGTTGCTCTGGCGAAGAAGTACGACGGAAACGTTCGTATCAACCCGGTCAAGCCCGTGCAACCGGAGCACATGGACAGCGCCCTGCCCGCGGGAATGTATTACGCAGGTTTTGCACGCCTGCTCGAGCTTTGCCGGCCCGTCGATCTGGGAGAACCGCCGATTGCAGCCGTAACGAGTTATGCCAATGCAAAACGGTGTCCATGCGGCCGCACCTCTTTCCGGATTCACTCGATTACGCCGTCCGGCAGCATTCACGTGAGCCCGTGCGTGTATTTACACGACTACAAGTCCGAGTTCGATCTGATTCGGCGCGACTTGTCGGAGATCATTACGAGTCCGCAATTCCGCGTCTTCCGCCAACGTAATCAGAACCCACAGGCGGTCGATGGATGCGCAGACTGCCCTTTACTGGATCGCTGCGGTGGCGGATGCGCTGCGCGCTCTTACCTGCACCATCTTCACACTGTGGGAAAGAAAACCATGCTTGCCCGGGATCCCTATTGCCCCAAAGATATTCGGCCGCGCGAAACCTTCCCTCAGAAGCCTGAGCTGTGCACGGAACAAAGGCTGGTCCATATGGACTACCTTTGCACCTGGATCGGCCGCCCACACTAG
- a CDS encoding nitroreductase family protein translates to MDIESDVLNVMGTMRAMRRLKPDAISDDLIHKILRAAIAAPNAGNRQKWRFVIVKDRSIKQRVQHYYKKALDEYIAPQYKEDPLPAGVTRQQYDRQFSAVEYLTDHFHEAPVWIVACLDRLDHPETIWSGASIYPAVQNILIAARALGLGAVLTTRHTLYSAEVDAILEIPPGARSYAIIPIGYPMGSFGPVQRRPLKDVVYLDRWGAAYSKD, encoded by the coding sequence ATGGACATTGAGAGTGATGTTTTAAACGTCATGGGGACGATGCGGGCGATGCGCCGTTTGAAACCGGACGCGATTTCCGACGACCTGATCCATAAGATACTCCGCGCCGCTATCGCTGCGCCAAACGCCGGCAATCGCCAGAAGTGGCGTTTTGTGATCGTCAAAGACCGATCGATCAAACAGCGTGTGCAGCACTACTACAAAAAAGCGCTGGATGAATATATCGCGCCGCAGTACAAGGAAGACCCTCTACCCGCCGGCGTCACGCGACAGCAATACGATCGGCAGTTCAGCGCGGTTGAATATCTCACGGACCACTTCCACGAGGCGCCTGTCTGGATTGTGGCGTGTCTCGACCGCCTGGATCATCCGGAAACGATCTGGTCCGGAGCATCCATATATCCAGCGGTTCAGAACATCCTCATAGCGGCCCGCGCGCTTGGATTGGGAGCCGTATTGACGACCCGTCACACGCTGTACAGCGCCGAAGTCGATGCGATATTGGAAATTCCTCCCGGCGCGCGCTCATACGCGATCATTCCGATCGGCTATCCGATGGGCAGTTTCGGCCCCGTACAACGCCGGCCCCTCAAAGATGTTGTGTATCTGGACCGCTGGGGTGCGGCGTATTCGAAAGACTGA